A stretch of DNA from Bacillus sp. Marseille-Q1617:
GATCTTTTGATCGGCTTTTTTTTGTGGTTAAGGAAGGAAATGGAAAGGTTTTGGTGAAATAGTAAAGTGATGATAAGAAAGGGTGAGAAGATGAGTATTTTCCAAGGAGTCATGCAGACCAACATGATGGTGAGCGATATTGAAGCAGCAAAGAATTGGTACAGGGATGTACTGCAGGCAGAAATAGAAAAGGATTACGGTACGACGGTAGTCCTAACATTTGGCAGTGATTCGCCCTCAGGGACCCTTTGTTTAATTCAAGACAAAGAAGCAGCGGGGGAAAACCATTCTACTTATCCGGTGCTGCAAATATCCCCCGAATTCAAGGATACCCTTTATGAAAAGCTGCTTGAAAAAGATGTCGAGGTAGAAGGGGATCCGGCTCACCGCAGCCATTTTAAGTTTTATGATCCAGATGGTAACAGGCTGGAGGCATACAATCCTGGGATATATGAAGAAAGCTAGAGTCTTTTCTCCAG
This window harbors:
- a CDS encoding VOC family protein; translation: MSIFQGVMQTNMMVSDIEAAKNWYRDVLQAEIEKDYGTTVVLTFGSDSPSGTLCLIQDKEAAGENHSTYPVLQISPEFKDTLYEKLLEKDVEVEGDPAHRSHFKFYDPDGNRLEAYNPGIYEES